Proteins from a single region of Bradyrhizobium diazoefficiens:
- a CDS encoding serine hydrolase encodes MLRNNWSSSRLARVGVFGLLTVTTALIFTTDAADARRSRRHYAHHRVHRDASESYSPQFASIIVDGNSGAVLQATSPDGLRHPASLTKIMTLYLLFERLESGKMKLDTEMPVSKHAADQDPTKLNLRAGQTIRVEDAIKGLVTRSANDAAVVIAEAIAGDEDDFAAMMTRKARALGMSKTVYRNANGLPNDEQVTTARDQATLGRAIQERFPRYYRYFSTTSFNWHGESIRNHNHLLGSVEGVDGIKTGYTRSSGFNLVTSMRRGNRHLIGVVLGGRSGGSRDAIMRNLLAENIEKGATIHTVAAVTERNSADANTEVADASDSPARPAPQVQVAAAPASEAAAPRPAPRLSALAAAAAAMPPVQTKPEARPTESKIEPAPLTNGVIASQPLSLIPGSSEPMKPVRVKTVQVKAGAVKVASAAPTQVAPQVTNTISPRTDVAETSGAVVARADSINKPEPVRAEVARTELPQQPAGFGTGNGILGVLPAGAAPAVAPVAKLASADPAPQPIQMSATTKPVVTHSGWIVQVGALESESEAQQRIEAARSSARGLLSKADPFTEPVVARDNRKLYRARFAGLERDQAEAVCRALKRADISCMTVRN; translated from the coding sequence ATGCTTCGTAACAACTGGTCTTCCTCGCGCTTGGCGCGGGTTGGCGTTTTCGGGCTTCTTACGGTCACCACAGCCCTCATCTTCACGACCGATGCCGCGGACGCACGGCGCTCCCGGCGCCACTACGCGCACCACCGGGTGCATCGCGATGCTTCCGAGAGCTACAGCCCACAATTCGCGTCGATCATCGTCGACGGCAATTCCGGCGCGGTGCTTCAGGCGACCAGCCCCGACGGGCTGCGCCATCCAGCCTCGCTGACCAAGATCATGACACTCTATCTGCTGTTCGAGCGTCTGGAGTCCGGCAAGATGAAGCTCGATACCGAGATGCCGGTGTCCAAGCACGCCGCCGACCAGGATCCGACCAAGCTCAATTTGCGTGCGGGCCAGACCATCCGCGTCGAGGACGCGATCAAGGGCCTGGTCACCCGCTCCGCCAACGACGCTGCCGTGGTGATCGCGGAGGCGATCGCCGGGGACGAGGACGACTTCGCCGCGATGATGACACGCAAGGCGCGGGCGCTCGGCATGTCCAAGACGGTCTATCGCAACGCCAACGGACTCCCCAACGACGAGCAGGTTACCACCGCGCGCGACCAGGCCACGCTCGGCCGCGCCATTCAGGAGCGCTTCCCGCGCTACTATCGTTATTTCTCGACCACCTCGTTCAACTGGCATGGAGAATCGATCCGCAACCACAATCACCTGCTTGGCAGCGTCGAGGGCGTGGATGGCATCAAGACCGGCTACACTCGCTCCTCCGGCTTCAACCTCGTGACCTCGATGCGCCGCGGCAACCGCCATCTGATCGGCGTGGTGCTCGGCGGCCGCAGCGGCGGCTCGCGCGACGCCATCATGCGCAACCTGCTTGCGGAGAACATCGAGAAGGGCGCGACCATCCACACCGTTGCCGCGGTGACCGAGCGCAACAGCGCTGACGCCAATACCGAGGTCGCCGATGCATCGGATAGTCCGGCTCGTCCAGCTCCGCAGGTTCAGGTGGCAGCCGCTCCTGCCTCCGAGGCAGCCGCGCCGCGTCCCGCCCCGCGCCTGTCGGCACTTGCAGCTGCGGCCGCTGCGATGCCCCCGGTTCAAACCAAGCCTGAAGCCAGGCCGACCGAGTCCAAGATCGAGCCCGCGCCGCTCACCAATGGCGTGATCGCGAGCCAGCCGCTCTCCCTCATTCCGGGTTCGTCCGAGCCGATGAAGCCGGTCCGGGTCAAGACGGTTCAGGTCAAGGCCGGCGCGGTGAAGGTGGCGTCCGCCGCCCCGACGCAAGTCGCGCCGCAGGTCACCAACACGATTTCGCCCCGCACCGACGTCGCGGAGACCTCCGGCGCCGTCGTCGCCAGGGCCGACAGCATCAACAAGCCGGAGCCGGTCAGGGCCGAGGTCGCCCGCACCGAGTTGCCGCAACAGCCGGCGGGCTTCGGCACCGGTAACGGCATCCTCGGCGTGCTGCCGGCGGGCGCTGCCCCGGCAGTCGCACCGGTCGCCAAGTTGGCCTCTGCCGATCCGGCACCGCAGCCGATCCAGATGAGCGCCACCACCAAGCCGGTCGTCACCCATAGCGGCTGGATCGTCCAGGTCGGCGCGCTCGAGAGCGAGAGCGAGGCCCAGCAGCGCATTGAAGCCGCCCGCAGCTCGGCCCGTGGCCTGCTCAGCAAGGCCGATCCGTTCACCGAGCCGGTCGTTGCCAGGGACAATCGCAAGCTCTATCGCGCCCGCTTCGCCGGGCTCGAGCGGGACCAGGCCGAAGCGGTATGCCGGGCGCTGAAGCGCGCCGACATCTCCTGCATGACCGTCCGCAACTGA
- a CDS encoding DUF1489 domain-containing protein: MPLHLIKLAVGCDSVKELKGWVAERMQTAKKKGLPQHHIHVTRMVPKRDAEILAGGSLYWVIKGEIAAREKIIGIEPFRDKDGIGRCRIVMQPKVISVSPRPMRPFQGWRYFTDDSAPPDLGKSAAGTIAAMPEPMRRELRDLGLL, encoded by the coding sequence ATGCCACTCCATCTGATCAAGCTTGCCGTCGGCTGCGACTCCGTCAAGGAATTGAAGGGGTGGGTCGCCGAACGGATGCAGACGGCCAAGAAAAAAGGCCTGCCGCAACACCACATCCACGTCACCCGCATGGTACCTAAGCGCGACGCCGAGATTCTCGCGGGCGGATCGCTCTATTGGGTCATCAAGGGCGAGATCGCCGCGCGTGAGAAGATCATCGGCATCGAGCCGTTCCGCGACAAGGACGGCATCGGTCGCTGCCGCATCGTGATGCAGCCAAAAGTGATCTCGGTGTCGCCGCGGCCGATGCGCCCGTTCCAGGGCTGGCGCTATTTCACCGACGATTCCGCGCCGCCAGATCTCGGCAAATCTGCCGCAGGCACCATCGCGGCGATGCCGGAGCCGATGCGGCGCGAGCTGCGCGACCTCGGACTGCTTTAA
- a CDS encoding DnaJ domain-containing protein, with translation MTLIAGVIAVITLYLLLQMFRAANPAVLARAIKVGGGVVALAVAAFTGLRGELAVAIPLGIFGAGLLGWTPLANAGFGNMGGLFGGGATRPSSQTSRVRSQFLDMRLDHESGQLSGQIVTGPHAGRSLDEFDLAGLLAMVPAFDAESVALLESYLDRRFPAWRQNTQGDAAGRQRRTPASGKMTTEEAYQILGLQPGAGRDDISRAHKSLMKKLHPDQGGSTYLAARVNEAKDTLLRTHNG, from the coding sequence ATGACTCTGATCGCCGGCGTTATCGCCGTTATTACCCTCTATCTGTTGCTCCAGATGTTCCGCGCGGCCAATCCAGCGGTGCTGGCGCGCGCCATCAAAGTTGGCGGGGGTGTCGTCGCGCTCGCGGTGGCAGCCTTCACCGGCTTGAGAGGCGAACTCGCAGTCGCGATCCCGCTCGGGATCTTCGGCGCCGGACTGCTCGGCTGGACGCCGCTCGCGAATGCGGGGTTCGGCAATATGGGCGGGCTTTTCGGCGGTGGCGCCACGCGCCCGTCGAGCCAGACCTCGCGCGTGCGCTCGCAATTCCTGGATATGCGGCTCGATCACGAGTCCGGTCAGCTGTCGGGCCAGATCGTCACCGGACCCCATGCCGGGCGCAGTCTCGACGAGTTCGATCTTGCAGGCCTGCTCGCAATGGTCCCGGCGTTCGACGCCGAGAGCGTGGCCTTACTTGAAAGCTATCTGGACCGCCGGTTTCCCGCTTGGCGTCAGAACACGCAGGGCGATGCGGCAGGGAGGCAGCGCCGCACGCCGGCGAGCGGCAAAATGACGACGGAGGAGGCCTATCAGATCCTTGGCTTGCAGCCGGGAGCGGGGCGCGACGACATCAGCCGGGCGCACAAGTCCCTCATGAAGAAACTGCATCCCGACCAGGGGGGCTCGACGTACCTCGCTGCCCGTGTAAACGAGGCCAAGGATACTTTGCTTCGTACGCATAACGGCTAA
- a CDS encoding alpha/beta fold hydrolase produces the protein MKRGIAVLVSVGALCGVAYFTASKWAIKHETITFYDASRDNRPVPVDIAVRRDKEMQANAGMITLPVAVINHGNTVKNTEYGFLANVFAARGYLVVSPQHDLPTDPPMVTKPGELYVGRLPQILRGVANIHLAMQEMKKVQPNADYSRVTMVGHSMGGDITMYFAKQYPDEVKKVVTLDNLRVPFVTAGKFKILSFRSHDPQFKTDPGVIPTEEECEKAGIQVVKTDFQHNDMRDTGPDDAKNSIQGMLDKFLSDTDSAIAPVDTHSAPPKILEPGPVALMAPAKS, from the coding sequence ATGAAGCGTGGAATTGCCGTTCTGGTTTCTGTAGGAGCCCTCTGCGGTGTCGCCTATTTCACGGCGAGCAAGTGGGCCATCAAGCACGAGACCATCACCTTCTACGATGCTTCGCGCGACAATCGTCCCGTGCCTGTCGACATCGCCGTCCGTCGCGATAAGGAAATGCAGGCCAATGCCGGCATGATCACCCTGCCGGTCGCCGTGATCAATCACGGCAACACCGTCAAGAACACCGAGTACGGGTTCCTCGCCAACGTCTTTGCGGCGCGCGGCTATCTCGTGGTCAGCCCCCAGCATGATCTCCCGACCGATCCGCCGATGGTGACCAAGCCCGGCGAGCTCTATGTCGGCCGCCTGCCGCAGATCCTGCGCGGCGTCGCCAACATCCATCTGGCGATGCAGGAAATGAAGAAGGTTCAGCCCAACGCCGATTACTCCAGGGTGACGATGGTCGGTCACTCCATGGGCGGCGACATCACGATGTACTTCGCCAAGCAGTATCCGGACGAAGTCAAGAAGGTCGTGACGCTGGATAATCTCCGCGTGCCGTTCGTGACTGCGGGCAAGTTCAAGATACTCTCATTCCGTTCTCATGATCCGCAGTTCAAGACTGATCCAGGCGTGATCCCGACCGAAGAGGAATGCGAGAAGGCCGGTATTCAGGTCGTCAAGACGGACTTCCAGCACAACGACATGCGCGACACCGGCCCGGATGACGCCAAGAACTCGATACAGGGCATGCTCGACAAATTCCTCAGCGATACCGACAGCGCGATCGCGCCGGTGGATACCCATTCGGCTCCACCCAAGATCCTGGAGCCCGGTCCGGTCGCCCTGATGGCACCCGCCAAGAGCTGA
- a CDS encoding division plane positioning ATPase MipZ, whose amino-acid sequence MLVQASQSQSGSAHVVVLGNEKGGSGKSTTALHIAVALLKAGQRVATIDLDCRQQSFTRYINNRAAWARRTKLDLELPVHRCIKLGETMQIAENENSEFQQFMEAVSAVESSFDFIVIDTPGTDSYLMRLAHSMADTLVTPINDSFLDFDVLGTVDPANYAVTGESHYAEMVRDVRRKRRQLDGSTTDWIVVRNRLSMLGSRNKQLVAEGLKDLSLRLGFRYVDGFAERVVYREFFPRGLTALDEIDEATLGMRPNLGHLTAREEVMGLLRQLKLPLDERGRRRAANRAEWFSQVDKPLEVHDILGA is encoded by the coding sequence ATGCTTGTGCAGGCCAGCCAAAGCCAATCCGGCTCGGCTCACGTCGTCGTGCTCGGCAATGAGAAGGGCGGCTCCGGCAAATCGACCACCGCCCTGCACATCGCAGTTGCGCTTCTGAAAGCCGGCCAGCGCGTCGCCACAATCGACCTCGACTGCCGCCAGCAAAGCTTCACCCGCTACATCAACAACCGCGCCGCCTGGGCCCGCCGCACCAAGCTCGACCTCGAACTGCCGGTGCATCGCTGCATCAAGCTCGGCGAAACCATGCAGATCGCCGAGAATGAGAATTCCGAGTTCCAGCAGTTCATGGAGGCGGTCTCGGCGGTCGAGAGCAGCTTCGACTTCATCGTCATCGATACGCCCGGCACCGACAGCTACCTGATGCGGCTTGCCCATTCGATGGCTGACACGCTGGTCACGCCGATCAACGACAGCTTTCTCGATTTCGACGTGCTCGGCACTGTCGATCCCGCCAATTACGCAGTGACGGGGGAAAGCCATTACGCCGAGATGGTGCGCGACGTCAGGCGCAAGCGCCGCCAGCTCGATGGCTCGACCACCGACTGGATCGTGGTGCGCAACCGTCTCTCGATGCTCGGCTCGCGCAACAAGCAGCTCGTTGCCGAGGGGCTGAAGGATCTATCGCTGCGGCTCGGCTTCCGTTACGTTGACGGTTTCGCCGAGCGCGTTGTCTATCGCGAGTTTTTCCCGCGCGGCCTGACGGCGCTGGACGAGATCGACGAGGCGACGCTTGGGATGCGGCCCAATCTCGGCCATCTCACCGCCCGAGAAGAGGTGATGGGCCTGCTTCGCCAGCTCAAGCTGCCGCTCGATGAGCGCGGCCGGCGTCGTGCGGCAAATCGCGCCGAGTGGTTCAGCCAGGTGGACAAGCCGCTCGAGGTCCACGACATCCTTGGCGCGTAG
- a CDS encoding VWA domain-containing protein: MPGDPIKPRNSDAVSARAESDGALPQANTSTSEDVAAFVAKARALSPHAPGAKGRLIFALDATMSRQPTWDMACALQADMFREAAALGSLDIRLVYYRGYNECRATGWISDSGKLATLMGKIDCRGGDTQIGRVLTDARREAVASGVRAVVFVGDAMEEKVDALCAKAGELGMLKVPVFLFQEGHDAGAEQAFREIARLTGGAWCRFDPGAAAQLRELLRAAAAYAAGGREALLRLAKTASGAAQLIGQMK, from the coding sequence ATGCCCGGCGACCCCATCAAACCGCGCAATAGCGATGCCGTGTCGGCGAGAGCCGAAAGTGACGGCGCATTGCCGCAGGCAAATACCTCGACTTCGGAGGACGTCGCTGCCTTCGTCGCCAAGGCGCGCGCGCTGTCGCCGCATGCACCCGGCGCGAAGGGCCGCTTGATCTTTGCGCTGGATGCGACGATGAGCCGGCAGCCGACCTGGGACATGGCCTGCGCGCTTCAGGCCGACATGTTTCGCGAGGCTGCGGCGCTCGGCAGCCTCGACATCCGGCTTGTCTACTATCGCGGCTATAACGAATGCCGCGCCACCGGGTGGATTTCCGACAGCGGCAAGCTTGCGACATTGATGGGCAAGATCGATTGCCGCGGCGGCGACACTCAGATCGGCAGGGTACTGACCGACGCGCGGCGCGAGGCGGTCGCGTCTGGCGTGCGTGCCGTGGTCTTCGTCGGCGACGCCATGGAGGAGAAGGTTGACGCGCTCTGCGCCAAGGCCGGTGAGCTCGGCATGCTGAAGGTGCCCGTGTTCCTATTTCAGGAAGGCCATGATGCGGGCGCTGAGCAGGCGTTTCGCGAGATCGCGCGTCTGACGGGCGGCGCTTGGTGCCGGTTCGATCCGGGCGCCGCAGCGCAGCTGCGAGAGCTGTTGCGGGCCGCCGCGGCTTATGCTGCCGGTGGCCGTGAGGCGCTGTTGAGGTTGGCGAAGACTGCGAGCGGCGCGGCGCAGCTGATCGGACAGATGAAGTAG
- a CDS encoding glutathione S-transferase family protein: MAALKLAIGNKNYSSWSMRPWLALRANNIPFVETVIPLYTDNPADKEQILSFSRAGKVPVLVDGDITVWDSLAIIEYIAERYPEVKLWPDDVAARAFARSVCAEMHSGFMALRSECGMNLHRPVRPVTLSADAKANVARVQEIWRTCRTRYGAGGPFLFGHFGAADAMYAPVVHRFRTYAIEVTPETKAYMDTMMAVPAFQEWTRDGLAETLVIEKFETV, encoded by the coding sequence ATGGCTGCGCTGAAACTTGCGATCGGCAACAAGAACTACTCGTCATGGTCGATGCGGCCCTGGCTCGCGCTCCGCGCCAACAATATCCCGTTCGTGGAGACCGTGATCCCGCTCTATACCGACAATCCCGCGGACAAGGAGCAGATCCTGTCCTTCAGTCGTGCCGGCAAGGTGCCGGTGCTGGTCGACGGCGATATCACCGTGTGGGATTCGCTCGCCATCATCGAGTACATCGCCGAGCGATATCCGGAAGTGAAGCTGTGGCCCGACGATGTCGCCGCCCGCGCGTTCGCCCGCTCGGTGTGCGCCGAGATGCATTCCGGCTTCATGGCCTTGCGCAGCGAATGCGGCATGAACCTGCACCGTCCGGTGCGGCCCGTGACGTTGTCAGCGGACGCCAAGGCCAACGTTGCACGCGTGCAGGAGATCTGGCGCACGTGCCGGACCCGCTACGGCGCCGGCGGGCCGTTCCTGTTCGGCCACTTCGGCGCGGCGGATGCGATGTATGCGCCGGTCGTGCACCGCTTCCGCACCTATGCCATCGAGGTCACGCCCGAGACCAAGGCCTACATGGACACGATGATGGCGGTCCCGGCGTTCCAGGAATGGACCCGCGATGGGCTCGCCGAAACGCTTGTCATCGAAAAGTTTGAGACTGTCTAA
- a CDS encoding YidB family protein, giving the protein MGILDSLENNPALRSALGQLGAAVLPAVLSEVLGSNNQGGLGAIVAKLQQAGFGDQVKSWLGNGQNLPISADQLRAVLGNDTVRQLAARYNIPVDQLGEILAQELPKAVDQASPQGHLPHGA; this is encoded by the coding sequence ATGGGAATTCTGGACTCGTTGGAGAACAATCCCGCATTGCGTAGCGCGCTGGGTCAGCTCGGCGCCGCCGTCCTGCCGGCCGTGCTGAGCGAGGTGCTCGGCAGCAACAACCAGGGCGGCTTGGGTGCGATCGTTGCAAAACTCCAGCAGGCGGGCTTTGGCGACCAGGTCAAATCCTGGCTCGGCAACGGCCAGAATCTACCGATCTCGGCCGACCAGCTCCGCGCCGTGCTCGGCAACGACACCGTCCGCCAGCTCGCCGCGCGCTACAACATCCCGGTCGATCAGCTGGGCGAGATCCTGGCCCAGGAGCTACCCAAGGCCGTGGATCAGGCGAGCCCACAGGGTCATCTGCCCCACGGCGCCTGA
- a CDS encoding TadE/TadG family type IV pilus assembly protein gives MFRLPVVRLTARLLARFASAEQGNIAVIFAITLIPILSFIGAAIDYSRATAARASLQSAVDSTALMIARDLGQGLITTSQINAKAQSYFSGLYHNASAQASVTATYTAANSSGNATIQVTGSGSIPTEFMQIAGYPSLGFSANSTSTWGASLLRVSLVLDNTGSMANYNKLTSLQSAAKSLVTQLSNLAVNNGDVYISVVPFEIDVNVGTSNVSASWLRWDQWDPKNYPNSYYPWQTYCSGGYWMTYSQCINHNYNWNHTPNISNKSQWNGCVTDRDKNYDTASTAPSSAATSFYADQDQSCPVAQILPLTYNWTAVNNTINAMTAQGATNQTIGLQWGWLSLLQQSPMNAPAEPVTGNIYQHIIVLFTDGLNTGDRWYGDFSNTSTQVDTRMSTLCTNIKNSGVTIYTVQIDTDGAGQSAVLPACASDSSKFFMLTNSNQIAAAFNQIGTSISKLRVAR, from the coding sequence ATGTTTCGCCTGCCCGTTGTTCGCCTCACCGCTCGACTGCTCGCTCGTTTCGCTTCTGCCGAACAAGGAAACATCGCGGTCATCTTCGCCATCACGCTGATCCCGATCCTGAGCTTTATCGGCGCCGCGATCGACTATAGCCGCGCCACCGCCGCGCGGGCTTCGTTGCAGTCAGCGGTCGATTCCACAGCCCTGATGATCGCCAGGGACCTCGGACAAGGTCTGATTACCACCTCCCAGATCAACGCGAAGGCGCAAAGCTACTTCAGCGGCCTTTACCACAACGCCAGCGCTCAAGCTTCCGTCACGGCGACCTACACGGCTGCCAACAGCAGCGGGAACGCCACGATCCAAGTCACCGGATCCGGATCGATCCCCACCGAGTTTATGCAAATTGCCGGCTATCCGAGCCTGGGCTTCAGCGCCAACTCGACGAGCACCTGGGGCGCGAGCCTGCTTCGCGTCTCCCTCGTGCTGGACAACACGGGCTCCATGGCCAACTACAACAAACTGACTTCACTGCAGAGCGCCGCCAAGAGCCTCGTCACTCAGCTCTCCAACCTCGCGGTCAATAACGGCGACGTCTATATCTCCGTCGTTCCATTCGAAATCGACGTCAACGTCGGCACTTCGAATGTCAGCGCAAGCTGGTTGCGCTGGGACCAATGGGACCCCAAGAACTATCCCAACTCATACTATCCCTGGCAGACCTATTGCAGCGGCGGCTATTGGATGACCTACTCCCAATGCATCAATCACAACTACAATTGGAATCACACACCCAATATTTCCAACAAGTCGCAATGGAACGGGTGCGTCACGGACCGTGACAAGAACTATGACACCGCGTCGACGGCGCCCTCGTCTGCGGCCACTTCTTTCTACGCCGATCAGGACCAGTCATGTCCGGTCGCCCAGATCCTGCCGCTGACGTACAATTGGACCGCGGTCAACAACACAATCAATGCGATGACCGCTCAAGGCGCCACCAACCAGACGATCGGCCTCCAGTGGGGCTGGCTCTCTCTGCTTCAGCAATCGCCGATGAACGCGCCCGCGGAACCGGTCACCGGTAACATCTACCAGCACATCATCGTGCTGTTCACGGACGGCTTGAACACCGGCGACCGCTGGTATGGCGACTTTTCAAACACGAGCACGCAAGTCGACACCCGTATGAGCACATTGTGCACGAACATCAAGAATTCCGGCGTCACCATCTACACGGTCCAGATCGACACCGACGGCGCTGGCCAGTCCGCCGTCCTGCCTGCTTGTGCGAGCGACTCCAGCAAGTTCTTCATGCTGACGAACTCGAACCAGATCGCAGCAGCCTTCAATCAGATCGGCACATCGATCTCCAAGCTGCGCGTGGCGCGCTAA
- the panC gene encoding pantoate--beta-alanine ligase, which yields MSRSLLIARTVPALRRALDDFRKRKATIALVPTMGALHDGHVSLVRLAKRRANRVVVSIFVNPTQFAPAEDFGAYPRTWKSDIAKLATEDVDIVWHPGVEAMYPEGFATRIVPEGPALAGLEDRFRPHFFGGVATVVGKLFTQCRPDVAIFGEKDFQQLRVVTQMARDLDLGVKVIGSRTVRERDGLAMSSRNLYLSREERQTATTLYRAMGESAARIKAGEAIAGAMARGAETIKAAGFALDYFEARHADTLAPVTSREDRPLRILVAAKLGTTRLIDNIAV from the coding sequence ATGTCACGAAGCCTCTTGATCGCCCGCACGGTCCCCGCCCTGCGGCGCGCCCTCGACGATTTTCGCAAGCGGAAAGCCACGATCGCGCTGGTGCCGACCATGGGGGCTCTCCATGACGGGCATGTGTCTCTGGTGCGCCTCGCCAAACGGCGCGCGAATCGCGTCGTGGTGTCGATCTTCGTCAACCCGACCCAGTTCGCTCCGGCCGAGGATTTCGGCGCCTATCCGCGGACTTGGAAGTCTGACATCGCCAAGCTCGCGACCGAGGATGTCGACATCGTCTGGCATCCCGGCGTCGAGGCGATGTATCCGGAGGGCTTTGCGACGCGCATCGTTCCGGAGGGGCCGGCGCTGGCTGGCCTCGAAGACCGCTTCCGGCCGCACTTCTTTGGCGGTGTCGCCACCGTCGTCGGCAAGCTGTTCACGCAATGCCGGCCGGATGTCGCGATCTTCGGTGAAAAGGACTTTCAGCAATTGCGCGTGGTGACGCAGATGGCGCGTGACCTCGACCTCGGCGTGAAGGTGATCGGTTCCCGCACCGTGCGCGAGCGCGACGGCCTCGCGATGTCCTCGCGCAACCTCTATCTCTCGCGCGAGGAGCGCCAGACCGCCACGACCCTCTACCGCGCCATGGGGGAGAGCGCCGCGCGGATCAAGGCCGGCGAAGCCATCGCGGGTGCGATGGCGCGCGGCGCCGAGACGATCAAGGCGGCGGGATTCGCACTCGACTATTTCGAGGCGCGGCATGCCGATACGTTGGCGCCGGTCACCTCGCGCGAGGACAGGCCGTTGCGAATCCTGGTTGCGGCCAAGCTCGGCACGACGCGGCTGATCGACAATATCGCGGTTTAA
- a CDS encoding phasin family protein, giving the protein MFKVEDFQNYGKEHFETCVASATSVQHGLQAIASAYGDYTKKSFEDTKSFVEKLSGVKSLDKALEAQTDFARSAYETFVAESQKIAGLYSDLAKQAFKPVETVVSKLTPAAN; this is encoded by the coding sequence ATGTTCAAGGTTGAAGACTTTCAGAACTACGGGAAAGAGCATTTCGAAACCTGTGTCGCTTCCGCAACCTCGGTGCAGCACGGCCTCCAGGCAATCGCCAGCGCCTATGGCGACTACACCAAGAAGTCTTTCGAGGACACCAAGTCGTTCGTCGAGAAGCTTTCCGGCGTGAAGTCGCTGGACAAGGCGCTCGAAGCGCAGACCGATTTTGCTCGCTCCGCCTACGAGACCTTCGTCGCGGAATCGCAGAAGATCGCCGGCCTCTACAGCGACCTCGCCAAGCAGGCGTTCAAGCCGGTCGAGACGGTCGTGTCGAAGTTGACCCCGGCCGCCAACTAA
- a CDS encoding DUF599 domain-containing protein: MSRHWVDITAVGFFIIEWLVYAATLEHSAYGRDSLSARMNRYREVWVRRLLDREARMVDMQIMASLQNGTAFFASTSLFALGGALALLHATNDAIAILGKLPIDLSTSPAMWELKCVGLVLICVYAFFKFAWAYRLFNYVAILFGGMPPSSLRDTPEAEAHVIRTSRVFESAGRHFNRGQRAFFFALGYLGWFVSPWVLFVTTAAVVVVTWRRQFASSAWTAMAPEAAAGDEGTKKRRH; encoded by the coding sequence ATGAGCAGGCACTGGGTCGACATCACCGCCGTCGGCTTCTTCATCATCGAATGGCTGGTGTATGCCGCCACGCTCGAGCACTCCGCCTACGGCCGCGACAGCCTGTCGGCGCGGATGAACCGCTACCGGGAGGTCTGGGTCCGCCGGCTGCTCGACCGCGAGGCCCGCATGGTCGACATGCAGATCATGGCCTCGCTCCAGAACGGCACAGCCTTCTTCGCCTCCACCAGCCTGTTTGCGCTCGGCGGCGCGCTGGCGCTGCTGCATGCGACCAACGATGCCATCGCCATTCTGGGCAAGCTGCCGATCGACCTCAGCACATCGCCCGCAATGTGGGAATTGAAATGCGTCGGCCTGGTGCTGATCTGCGTCTATGCCTTTTTCAAATTCGCCTGGGCCTACCGGCTGTTCAACTATGTCGCGATCCTGTTCGGCGGCATGCCGCCATCCTCCCTGCGCGACACGCCCGAGGCGGAGGCCCATGTCATCCGCACCTCGCGCGTGTTCGAATCCGCCGGCCGTCATTTCAATCGCGGCCAGCGCGCCTTCTTCTTCGCGCTTGGCTATCTCGGCTGGTTCGTCAGCCCCTGGGTGCTGTTCGTGACCACGGCAGCCGTGGTGGTGGTGACCTGGCGACGGCAGTTCGCGTCGAGTGCATGGACAGCGATGGCGCCGGAGGCGGCAGCGGGGGATGAGGGGACGAAGAAGCGCCGTCATTGA